From a region of the Theobroma cacao cultivar B97-61/B2 chromosome 8, Criollo_cocoa_genome_V2, whole genome shotgun sequence genome:
- the LOC18592518 gene encoding bidirectional sugar transporter SWEET1 yields MNHVLHFMFGIFGNATAAFLFLSPTITFWRVIKSKSTEQFSGIPYVMTLLNCLLSAWYGLPFVSENNILVVTINGAGSGLEFIYVLIFIYHAPKKEKIKVLALFGFVLAVFSAVALVSVLALHGTGRKVFCGVVAAVFSVAMYASPLSIMRLVIKTKSVEFMPFFLSLFVFLCGTSWFVYGILGRDAFIAVPNGFGCTLGTMQLILYSIYHKNKGSKETKKPTANGTVEMGPEKPPHQEKQENSQVPQDEQV; encoded by the exons ATGAATCATGTTCTGCATTTCATGTTTGGAATTTTTG GAAATGCCACTGCTGCGTTCCTCTTCTTGTCTCCAAC GATTACATTTTGGAGGGTCATTAAAAGCAAGTCCACAGAGCAGTTCTCTGGAATTCCCTACGTGATGACCTTGCTCAACTGTCTCCTCTCCGCCTG GTATGGCCTTCCCTTTGTATCAGAAAACAACATTCTGGTTGTTACAATCAATGGGGCAGGCTCCGGACTTGAGTTCATTTATGTGTTGATCTTCATCTACCATGCACCAAAGAAGGAGAAGATTAAAGTCCTTGCGCTCTTCGGTTTTGTACTCGCTGTTTTCTCTGCTGTGGCCCTGGTCTCTGTCTTGGCCCTGCATGGTACCGGCAGAAAGGTCTTTTGCGGCGTTGTTGCTGCCGTTTTCTCTGTTGCCATGTATGCCTCACCTCTTTCAATCATG AGACTGGTGATCAAAACTAAGAGCGTGGAGTTCATGCCATTCTTCTTGTCACTATTTGTATTCCTCTGTGGTACATCATGGTTTGTTTATGGTATTCTTGGTCGTGATGCTTTTATTGCT GTCCCGAATGGTTTTGGGTGTACCCTGGGGACTATGCAGCTCATTCTTTACTCCATCTACCACAAGAACAAGGGCtctaaagaaacaaagaagcCAACTGCAAACGGAACCGTTGAGATGGGACCTGAGAAACCACCCCACCAAGAGAAGCAAGAAAATAGCCAAGTCCCTCAAGATGAACAAGTTTGA